A window of the Nocardia sp. NBC_01329 genome harbors these coding sequences:
- a CDS encoding TerC family protein produces the protein MTVPALAWVCALVLIAALLLFDFFFHVRSAHTPSLTEAAIWSAAYVGVAVAFGFGVWVFGGTTMGVEYFAGYITEKALSVDNLFVFLIILTTFRVPSAAQQKVLLVGIVFSLVVRTGFIFVGATLISRFSWVFYVFGAALLITAGNMLKPESEDSHSGDTFVLRLARRFLRTTDSYDSDKLVTVIDGRKRLTPMLLAMVAIGATDVLFALDSIPAIFGLTQNVFLVFTATAFSLLGLRQLFFLLEGLLDRLIYLGFGLAAILAFIGVKLVLHALHENSVPFINNGDPVPVTEISTAASLAVIVAVLLVTVAASLLSPAGRAQTAVANARRHATRYLDLGYEADQALRERTYTKMAAEEDTIAALPRKYTRRIREGETELMALLEQAHIVHADRVARTEAGLPLRM, from the coding sequence GTGACCGTTCCCGCGCTGGCTTGGGTGTGTGCACTCGTGCTGATCGCCGCTCTGCTGCTGTTCGATTTCTTCTTCCATGTCCGCAGCGCGCACACTCCGTCGCTGACCGAGGCCGCGATCTGGTCGGCGGCCTATGTCGGTGTCGCCGTCGCGTTCGGTTTCGGAGTGTGGGTGTTCGGCGGGACGACCATGGGGGTCGAATACTTCGCCGGCTACATCACCGAGAAGGCCCTGTCGGTGGACAACCTGTTCGTCTTCCTCATCATCTTGACCACCTTCCGGGTGCCGAGCGCGGCCCAGCAGAAGGTGCTGTTGGTCGGGATCGTGTTCTCGCTGGTGGTGCGCACCGGATTCATCTTCGTCGGCGCCACCCTCATCAGCCGGTTCTCGTGGGTGTTCTATGTGTTCGGGGCCGCGCTACTGATCACCGCGGGGAACATGCTGAAACCGGAGAGTGAGGACAGCCATTCCGGCGATACGTTCGTCCTGCGACTGGCCCGCCGGTTCCTGCGTACCACCGACAGCTACGACAGCGACAAATTGGTCACCGTGATCGACGGCCGCAAACGGCTGACTCCGATGCTGCTGGCCATGGTCGCCATCGGCGCCACCGATGTACTGTTCGCCCTGGATTCGATCCCCGCCATCTTCGGTCTCACCCAGAACGTGTTCCTCGTCTTCACCGCCACCGCGTTCTCCCTGCTCGGCCTGCGTCAACTGTTCTTCCTGCTCGAAGGCCTGTTGGATCGGTTGATCTATCTGGGCTTCGGTCTGGCCGCGATCCTGGCTTTCATCGGCGTGAAACTCGTCCTGCACGCCTTGCACGAGAACAGTGTGCCGTTCATCAACAACGGGGACCCGGTGCCGGTCACCGAGATATCCACCGCCGCGTCGCTGGCGGTGATCGTGGCGGTGCTGCTGGTGACGGTCGCGGCATCGCTGCTCAGCCCGGCGGGGCGCGCCCAGACCGCGGTAGCCAATGCCCGCAGGCACGCCACCCGGTATCTCGACCTCGGCTACGAAGCCGATCAGGCGTTGCGTGAACGGACCTACACGAAGATGGCCGCCGAAGAGGACACGATCGCCGCGCTCCCCCGTAAATACACGCGCCGTATCCGGGAAGGCGAAACCGAACTGATGGCGCTACTGGAACAGGCCCATATCGTGCACGCGGACCGGGTCGCGCGGACGGAAGCCGGTCTGCCGCTGCGCATGTGA
- a CDS encoding maltokinase N-terminal cap-like domain-containing protein has product MAVIHRTTMEPTKIELLGRWLPSRPWYSGPGRAESLRRVGGFRLDDPTGAVGIEMLVVTDIGSAEPITYFVPLSYRDAELETEADALLDTAEHGVLGTRWIYDGARDPVAVDRMVALLAGGAQAQHGTDSDTPDMGVLVAAADLPADGSALVSAAENPAGTDITVTGGQLRVHRVLGRSEPVLRTGQVVVPWTAPDGSTVRSVVLSELR; this is encoded by the coding sequence ATGGCTGTCATCCACCGCACGACCATGGAACCGACGAAAATCGAGCTGCTCGGCCGTTGGCTCCCGAGTCGCCCGTGGTATTCGGGTCCCGGCAGAGCGGAGAGCCTACGCAGAGTGGGCGGCTTCCGTCTCGACGACCCGACCGGCGCGGTGGGGATCGAGATGCTGGTGGTGACCGATATCGGCAGCGCCGAGCCGATCACGTATTTCGTACCGCTGAGCTATCGGGACGCCGAACTGGAGACCGAGGCCGATGCGCTGCTGGACACCGCGGAACACGGGGTGCTGGGCACGCGCTGGATCTACGACGGCGCTCGGGATCCGGTGGCCGTCGACCGGATGGTGGCATTGCTGGCAGGTGGGGCGCAGGCACAGCACGGCACCGACAGCGATACTCCCGACATGGGTGTTCTGGTGGCCGCCGCCGATCTGCCCGCCGACGGTTCGGCGCTGGTATCGGCGGCCGAGAACCCGGCGGGCACCGATATCACCGTCACCGGCGGCCAGTTGCGCGTGCACCGGGTGCTGGGCCGGTCCGAGCCTGTCCTGCGTACCGGGCAGGTGGTCGTGCCGTGGACCGCGCCCGATGGGAGCACGGTTCGCAGCGTGGTCCTGTCGGAGCTCCGCTGA
- a CDS encoding site-specific integrase — MTEYDTDLALPDTVRTELRRGVTSVLVDTAALRQVRERFDSEQATALGRYLTASQSPNTLRAYRTDWTAWAAWCTTENRCALPADPLDIAVYLAAAADARTPDGRYAYGPATLERKSAAIAAVHAANGLPAPTRSDVVRLTLRGIRRTRRSRPNRKRPILLHTLGELLAGLPESGWPGEPARRRDTLLLLLGFAGALRRSELAGLRIADIHFGTDHGTGEPLLLIHLPTTKTDPTGITEQHVALPRGRQAHTCPVCACTDWMRLLAAHTGDPGSLRAWVEEQAAPDPRIHRCHGYHPDPRLRPQQPLFPAINRHGGLGASPLSGRAVAELVKRYAARAGLDPALFSGHSLRAGFATQAALGGAADREIMRQGRWSNPRTVHRYIRTADPLADNAVTKLGL, encoded by the coding sequence GTGACCGAATACGACACCGACCTCGCACTGCCGGATACCGTCCGCACCGAACTGCGCCGCGGCGTCACCAGCGTCCTCGTCGACACCGCCGCCCTGCGACAGGTACGCGAACGCTTCGACAGCGAACAGGCCACCGCGCTCGGCCGCTACCTCACCGCCTCCCAATCCCCCAACACCCTGCGCGCATACCGCACCGACTGGACGGCCTGGGCCGCCTGGTGCACCACCGAGAACCGCTGCGCACTTCCCGCCGACCCACTCGATATCGCCGTCTACCTCGCCGCCGCCGCCGACGCCCGCACACCCGACGGCCGCTATGCCTACGGGCCGGCCACCCTGGAGCGGAAATCCGCCGCCATCGCCGCGGTCCACGCCGCCAACGGACTACCCGCCCCCACCCGCAGCGACGTCGTCCGGCTCACCCTGCGCGGTATCCGACGCACCCGACGCAGCCGGCCCAACCGAAAACGACCGATCCTGCTGCACACCCTCGGCGAACTGCTCGCCGGGCTACCCGAATCCGGCTGGCCCGGCGAACCCGCCCGGCGCCGCGACACCCTGCTACTGCTCCTCGGTTTCGCCGGAGCACTGCGCCGCAGCGAACTCGCGGGCCTGCGAATCGCCGATATCCACTTCGGCACCGACCACGGCACCGGCGAACCACTCCTGCTGATCCACCTGCCCACCACGAAAACCGACCCCACCGGCATCACCGAACAACACGTCGCGCTCCCCCGCGGCCGTCAGGCACACACCTGCCCCGTCTGCGCCTGCACCGACTGGATGCGGTTGCTGGCCGCGCACACCGGTGATCCGGGCAGCCTCCGCGCCTGGGTCGAGGAACAGGCCGCCCCGGACCCCCGCATCCATCGCTGCCACGGCTACCACCCCGACCCGCGACTGCGACCGCAGCAGCCGCTGTTCCCCGCGATCAACCGGCACGGCGGACTGGGTGCGTCCCCGCTGTCCGGCCGAGCCGTCGCCGAACTCGTCAAACGCTACGCAGCCCGCGCGGGCCTGGACCCCGCATTGTTCTCCGGACATTCCCTGCGCGCCGGATTCGCCACCCAAGCCGCGCTGGGTGGCGCGGCCGACCGCGAGATCATGCGGCAAGGACGGTGGAGCAATCCGCGCACCGTGCACCGCTACATCCGCACCGCCGACCCCCTCGCCGACAACGCGGTCACCAAACTCGGACTGTGA
- a CDS encoding ABC transporter permease, whose protein sequence is MSSLTMTYTRRNLAETIRTPTMFLTVALVPVGVMVFFVVPFIGQDAAAITSAAGTLVVFGVLMACVGHFSVAIAAQRESAWGNYLRTLPGGIAPQMFGHLLVGLVVVAAAIIPILLVAGLFTAASAPPWRVLAAAVALLIAVVTFTLLGVAMGYLMSLRVAAIANSIGFLPLAVAGGMFFDRADTPSFITQIAPFVPTRGATDLVLVALTGESVGPLSLVMLAVWIAVFAGLTVWGYRRDQIHRFD, encoded by the coding sequence ATGTCCTCATTGACCATGACCTACACCCGGCGGAACCTCGCCGAGACCATCCGCACGCCCACGATGTTCCTGACCGTGGCACTGGTCCCGGTCGGAGTGATGGTGTTCTTCGTTGTACCTTTCATCGGACAGGACGCGGCGGCCATCACCTCGGCCGCTGGAACGCTGGTGGTGTTCGGGGTGCTGATGGCCTGCGTCGGCCACTTCAGCGTCGCGATCGCGGCACAACGGGAATCGGCCTGGGGGAACTATCTGCGCACCCTTCCGGGCGGAATCGCACCGCAGATGTTCGGCCACCTGCTGGTCGGGCTGGTGGTTGTCGCGGCGGCGATCATCCCGATCCTGCTGGTGGCCGGACTGTTCACCGCCGCCTCGGCTCCGCCGTGGCGGGTGCTGGCGGCGGCGGTGGCGCTGCTGATCGCGGTGGTGACCTTCACCCTGCTGGGGGTGGCGATGGGCTACCTGATGTCACTGCGGGTGGCCGCCATCGCGAACAGCATCGGTTTCCTTCCGCTGGCGGTGGCCGGCGGGATGTTCTTCGACCGCGCCGACACACCGTCGTTCATCACGCAGATCGCGCCTTTCGTGCCCACCCGGGGCGCGACCGACCTGGTGCTGGTCGCGCTGACCGGGGAGTCGGTGGGCCCGCTGTCACTGGTGATGCTCGCGGTGTGGATCGCGGTGTTCGCCGGGCTCACGGTCTGGGGCTACCGCCGCGACCAGATCCACCGGTTCGACTGA
- a CDS encoding ABC transporter ATP-binding protein, producing the protein MTILARTRDLTRRYDNKTALDGVTLDIPAGQVLGLLGPNGAGKSTLINVMVGLLRPSSGSVELCGGDPRNEATRRVIGVTPQETGLPETWRVAELVDFVSAHFPDPVGRTELLDRFDLTELADRQTGGLSGGQQRRVAVALAFVGRPRLVFLDEPTTGLDVDARRALWDGIRSFHADGGAVVLTSHYIEEVEALADRVVVLDHGRVLADGGVAEIRGRVRLKRVTLTDPVLPELRGVTSIETDADRAHLLTNDATALIRELVTTGASFTDIEIESASLEDAFLAITGDRPIT; encoded by the coding sequence ATGACGATTCTCGCCCGCACTCGCGACCTCACCCGCAGGTACGACAACAAGACCGCGCTGGACGGCGTGACCCTGGACATCCCAGCCGGACAGGTGCTCGGGCTCCTGGGCCCCAACGGCGCCGGGAAGTCCACATTGATCAATGTGATGGTCGGTCTGCTGCGCCCCAGTTCCGGCAGCGTGGAACTATGCGGCGGCGACCCTCGGAACGAGGCGACCCGCCGCGTGATCGGGGTGACGCCGCAGGAGACCGGGCTACCCGAGACTTGGCGGGTCGCCGAACTGGTGGACTTCGTCTCGGCACACTTCCCCGACCCGGTAGGCCGCACAGAACTCCTCGACCGCTTCGACCTCACCGAGTTGGCGGACCGGCAGACCGGCGGCCTTTCCGGTGGCCAACAGCGCCGGGTCGCGGTGGCGCTGGCCTTCGTGGGGCGTCCCCGGCTGGTCTTCCTCGACGAACCGACCACCGGCCTCGACGTCGACGCTCGCCGGGCTCTGTGGGACGGCATCCGGTCCTTTCACGCCGACGGCGGTGCCGTCGTGCTGACCAGCCACTACATCGAAGAGGTGGAGGCGCTGGCCGACCGGGTCGTGGTGCTGGACCACGGCCGGGTGCTGGCAGACGGCGGAGTCGCCGAGATCCGCGGCCGGGTGCGGCTCAAACGGGTCACGCTGACCGACCCGGTGCTGCCCGAACTGCGCGGGGTCACCTCGATCGAGACCGATGCCGACCGCGCCCACCTGCTCACCAACGACGCCACCGCGCTGATCCGCGAACTGGTCACCACCGGCGCGTCTTTCACCGACATCGAGATCGAATCCGCCTCGCTGGAGGACGCCTTCCTGGCGATCACCGGCGACCGGCCGATCACCTGA
- a CDS encoding SDR family NAD(P)-dependent oxidoreductase, which yields MSPLDGKAVLITGGAGGIGAAIARRFASRGARVLIADVDQAGAAVAAELGGVFVHTDVTKRTDNLAAVEAATEHFGGLDIAVLNAGIGEKSGFVEEFRPEHYRDLVSVNLDGVVYGLHAALEVFTAQGSGAILATSSLAGLTESPIGPLYAATKHAVIGLVRSVAPTVAAHGITVNALCPTFIDTPILGEATPFITEMGVAVLPPERVAEVAELVLTRGGTGQAWPVVPHGEPGPFVFPGLPPIMTDPNRQATA from the coding sequence ATGAGCCCCCTCGACGGAAAAGCCGTACTCATCACCGGCGGTGCCGGCGGAATCGGCGCCGCCATCGCCCGGCGGTTCGCCTCGCGCGGTGCCCGCGTCCTCATCGCCGATGTGGACCAGGCCGGAGCGGCCGTCGCAGCCGAGCTGGGCGGAGTGTTCGTCCACACCGACGTGACCAAGCGGACCGACAACCTCGCGGCGGTGGAGGCCGCGACCGAGCACTTCGGCGGTCTCGACATCGCGGTGCTCAACGCCGGAATCGGCGAAAAGAGCGGCTTCGTCGAGGAGTTCCGGCCCGAGCACTACCGCGACCTGGTCTCGGTGAACCTCGACGGAGTGGTCTACGGCCTGCACGCCGCGCTGGAGGTGTTCACCGCGCAGGGTTCCGGCGCGATCCTGGCCACCTCCAGCCTGGCAGGGTTGACCGAGAGCCCGATTGGACCGCTGTACGCGGCCACCAAGCACGCCGTGATCGGGCTGGTCCGGTCGGTCGCGCCCACCGTCGCCGCCCACGGCATCACCGTCAACGCCCTGTGCCCGACCTTCATCGACACCCCGATCCTCGGCGAGGCGACCCCGTTCATCACCGAGATGGGGGTGGCCGTTCTGCCACCGGAGCGGGTCGCCGAGGTCGCCGAGCTGGTGCTCACGCGCGGCGGCACCGGGCAGGCGTGGCCGGTGGTACCGCACGGCGAACCCGGGCCGTTCGTCTTCCCCGGCCTCCCGCCGATCATGACCGACCCCAACCGACAGGCCACAGCATGA
- a CDS encoding TetR/AcrR family transcriptional regulator gives MVPNSDHDGQSRSFIEEARRTQIVTAAVETIAEVGYHRASMGRIAARAGISRGLISYHFAGKSELIGQVMTTVYADGAAFTAPMIDAETTPTGRLRAYIRSNLEYMRAHPTRMVAIVEIVTRGGLADLPGIDPTESDRQMLLPLVELLTAGQAAGEFREFDVTVMARIVRAAIDAVPTALSHDPDLDIDRYLREITTAIDLATQPSPHLENI, from the coding sequence ATGGTGCCAAATTCTGATCATGACGGCCAGTCGCGTTCCTTCATCGAAGAGGCGCGCCGAACTCAGATCGTGACCGCCGCCGTGGAGACCATCGCCGAGGTCGGTTACCACCGCGCGTCGATGGGCAGGATCGCCGCCCGTGCGGGGATCAGTCGCGGGCTGATCTCGTACCACTTCGCGGGGAAGTCCGAACTGATCGGGCAGGTCATGACCACCGTCTACGCCGACGGGGCCGCATTCACAGCACCGATGATCGACGCCGAAACCACGCCCACCGGCCGGTTGCGCGCCTACATCCGCTCGAACCTGGAATACATGCGCGCCCACCCGACGCGGATGGTCGCGATCGTGGAGATCGTCACCAGAGGCGGTCTGGCCGACCTGCCCGGCATCGACCCGACCGAATCCGACCGGCAGATGCTGCTGCCGCTGGTGGAACTGCTCACCGCGGGCCAGGCGGCCGGCGAGTTCCGGGAATTCGACGTAACCGTCATGGCCCGCATCGTCCGCGCCGCGATCGACGCCGTCCCCACCGCGCTTTCCCACGATCCCGACCTCGACATCGACCGCTACCTGCGGGAAATCACCACCGCCATCGACCTCGCCACCCAGCCCAGCCCACACCTGGAGAACATATGA
- a CDS encoding tyrosine-type recombinase/integrase, giving the protein MALKQLVRDFGADSDVGLLEAERVGGWFTYKWGGVSAQTFNVRLASLRAACDYWRLQQWLVGDPLVRLVPRKVAPDHSRAMTRDEVGRVLGADVALREKVLWTMLYETAARTEELLGLDVPDLDTVNRAATVTRKGGATDVVAWQTGTARLLPRMLVGRRTGPVFLTDRKARPGVAVNDIDKTTLRGRLSYRRALELFEQHTSEFARGPFTLHQLRHSKLTHAAEDGASTPMLMRMSGHTSVRSLGKYSRPSAESLMRWQADTDPLTRRRR; this is encoded by the coding sequence GTGGCCCTCAAGCAATTGGTGCGCGACTTCGGTGCCGATTCCGATGTCGGTCTCCTCGAAGCCGAGCGGGTGGGTGGCTGGTTCACTTACAAGTGGGGCGGAGTCTCGGCGCAAACGTTCAACGTCCGCCTCGCCTCACTCCGCGCGGCGTGCGACTACTGGCGGCTCCAACAATGGCTGGTCGGCGACCCGCTCGTTCGGTTGGTGCCGCGCAAGGTGGCGCCCGATCATTCGCGGGCGATGACCCGTGACGAAGTCGGCCGAGTACTCGGCGCGGATGTGGCGCTGCGAGAGAAGGTGCTGTGGACGATGCTGTACGAGACCGCGGCACGCACAGAGGAACTGCTCGGGCTCGATGTGCCCGACCTGGACACCGTGAACCGCGCTGCGACCGTCACCCGCAAAGGCGGCGCGACCGATGTCGTGGCCTGGCAGACCGGCACCGCCCGACTGCTGCCCAGAATGCTGGTCGGGCGCCGAACTGGGCCGGTGTTCCTGACCGACCGTAAAGCCAGACCTGGTGTGGCGGTCAACGACATCGACAAGACGACCCTGCGTGGGCGGCTGTCGTATCGCCGCGCGCTGGAGCTGTTCGAACAGCACACCAGCGAATTCGCCCGTGGACCGTTCACCTTGCACCAGTTGCGTCATTCCAAGCTCACCCACGCCGCCGAGGACGGCGCGTCGACACCGATGTTGATGCGGATGAGCGGACACACCTCGGTCCGCTCGCTCGGGAAGTACTCGCGGCCATCGGCAGAGTCGCTGATGCGCTGGCAAGCCGACACCGACCCGCTCACCCGGCGTCGCCGCTAA
- a CDS encoding DUF6985 domain-containing protein, producing the protein MQIPDLGTFVLDGELGWYKSEPIPVAVLDGAWCRLILDGYDDDPAPEDFHAAIRAFLGLDPSALRAAATSIFAYYRDIMDDIVASGDDDWYVGIESPHDVFNHVRLGDEPRIVRDAYRDRHVYVELECECDWEPEHGLQIVFRDGRAVSKVGPYDGHLTNSAAYGDDRLDQAIYVARHML; encoded by the coding sequence ATGCAGATTCCCGACCTCGGCACGTTTGTGCTCGACGGTGAGCTGGGCTGGTACAAGAGCGAGCCGATCCCGGTGGCAGTCCTTGACGGCGCTTGGTGCCGCCTGATCCTCGACGGCTATGACGATGACCCGGCACCGGAAGACTTCCATGCGGCAATCCGGGCCTTCCTGGGCCTGGACCCGTCGGCGCTTCGGGCGGCTGCAACGTCAATTTTCGCGTACTACCGCGACATTATGGATGACATCGTCGCCTCCGGGGACGATGACTGGTACGTCGGTATCGAAAGCCCGCACGATGTGTTCAACCATGTCCGGCTTGGCGACGAACCAAGAATCGTCCGCGATGCCTACCGTGATCGGCATGTCTATGTGGAGTTGGAATGCGAATGCGACTGGGAGCCAGAGCATGGCCTGCAGATCGTGTTCAGGGACGGTCGGGCCGTGAGCAAGGTTGGGCCGTATGACGGGCACCTGACCAACTCGGCCGCCTATGGCGACGACCGTCTTGACCAAGCCATCTACGTTGCCAGACACATGCTCTGA
- a CDS encoding inorganic diphosphatase produces the protein MRHGFRYEANYGFVPGTRAPDGDELDAYFLGTTVPLERAQGEVIAIVHRTDEDDDKLVVVASGTTMSDDEISAAVNFQEIPGRYRILRA, from the coding sequence GTGCGCCACGGCTTCCGGTACGAGGCCAACTACGGGTTCGTTCCGGGCACCAGGGCACCCGACGGCGACGAACTCGACGCCTACTTCCTGGGCACCACGGTGCCCCTGGAACGTGCGCAGGGCGAGGTGATCGCGATCGTCCACCGTACCGACGAGGACGACGACAAACTGGTCGTCGTGGCGTCCGGCACGACGATGAGTGACGACGAGATCAGCGCCGCGGTGAACTTCCAGGAGATCCCCGGCCGCTACCGCATCCTGCGCGCCTGA